One part of the Phaeodactylum tricornutum CCAP 1055/1 chromosome 17, whole genome shotgun sequence genome encodes these proteins:
- a CDS encoding predicted protein, whose translation MGKSKKRKHALFHAATKVLDEEQSNGKDPGDDLGSVVSAADLQTTIDTLQILTEHGELLQGRAFKDLRRALHPIIVAQMRSYDQGTDYKIKATHALQNLKWSDALAALQGCRDFQQIPKQGTIQRWVRDCDQAPTECKITLLNAILQVNGHSSNNKHDVGLVLAERLKDGNSSHAANGGLLVLDSWRVPGHASSSKIEKEEVIKFKVPLSTNIIFQEKASERKPPNEYDLLLHSVTPDSIQWSDPPPTINKHIVPFVDDVFLLDHVLTRSECNQLRSVATMLGYRPDHPVTVDKPTGIDSCEWLVDASIMDPLNERVKSLLPPIMKESAVVHSINSRWRFFRYSQDSVYRPHIDGSWPESRINEKGEYEYDESGSVKSYLTFLIYLNDDFEGGETLFYIPSSQGMSARGVVPKAGAVLVFPQGNTASLIHEGSAVANGTKYVVRTDVLYRVKGER comes from the coding sequence ATGGGCAAGAGCAAGAAGCGCAAGCACGCTTTGTTCCATGCAGCCACGAAAGTTCTTGATGAGGAACAATCTAACGGAAAGGACCCTGGCGATGATCTTGGCTCTGTTGTTTCGGCTGCCGACTTACAAACGACCATTGACACATTGCAAATTCTCACCGAACATGGCGAACTCCTGCAAGGCCGAGCCTTTAAGGATCTGCGTCGAGCACTGCATCCGATCATTGTAGCACAAATGCGATCGTACGATCAAGGAACGGATTACAAAATCAAAGCAACTCATGCGCTGCAAAATCTCAAGTGGTCCGATGCACTGGCAGCGCTCCAAGGTTGCCGGGATTTTcaacaaattccaaaacaagGCACGATTCAACGATGGGTCCGCGACTGTGATCAAGCGCCAACCGAATGCAAAATTACCCTACTTAATGCCATTCTGCAGGTGAACGGCCATTCAAGTAACAATAAGCATGATGTGGGTTTGGTGTTGGCGGAGCGCTTAAAAGATGGCAACTCAAGTCATGCAGCAAACGGAGGTCTGCTTGTTTTGGATAGTTGGCGCGTACCTGGACACGCATCCAGTTCGAAGATAGAAAAAGAGGAGGTCATCAAATTCAAAGTTCCTCTGAGCACCAACATTATATTTCAAGAGAAAGCGTCTGAACGTAAACCTCCGAACGAATATGACCTTCTTCTTCACTCTGTCACTCCGGACTCGATACAATGGTCAGACCCTCCTCCTACCATCAACAAGCACATTGTTCCGTTTGTCGACGATGTCTTTTTGCTAGATCATGTATTGACGAGATCTGAATGCAACCAATTACGATCCGTAGCCACGATGCTGGGTTACCGACCCGATCATCCTGTCACCGTGGACAAGCCAACGGGCATTGATAGCTGTGAATGGCTTGTGGACGCCTCAATCATGGATCCACTGAACGAACGGGTCAAATCACTGCTTCCTCCAATAATGAAGGAAAGCGCTGTCGTCCATTCAATTAATTCAAGGTGGCGATTTTTTCGCTACAGCCAAGATAGTGTCTATCGACCCCACATTGACGGTTCCTGGCCGGAGAGTCGTATCAATGAAAAGGGTGAATATGAGTACGATGAATCAGGATCCGTCAAGTCTTACTTGACCTTCTTGATCTACTTGAATGATGATTTTGAAGGCGGGGAGACCCTCTTTTACATTCCATCCAGTCAAGGCATGAGCGCCCGTGGTGTTGTACCGAAGGCAGGAGCAGTACTTGTCTTTCCGCAGGGCAACACAGCTTCGCTGATTCACGAAGGTTCGGCTGTTGCAAACGGCACCAAATATGTTGTCCGAACGGATGTCTTGTATCGTGTCAAGGGAGAAAGATGA
- a CDS encoding predicted protein, with amino-acid sequence MTPNEVYLRKAEEIGRILSEPEVDLWKLREFALSEGGLVNDSIRRRAWPKLLGLDGDSTFVSPPPSPPQRFSNARNPQSPQGPPPTVQERRPSTPPLAPFYDPFETDPSLSSNSISPMKEFNPRSTNSIRLPPVMALSVDSPQVEMDVSRCIWHLLTGSERAQRIGMDYRPQTSVTHVIRTKQRRLANLINHVLVRSSEVPQPEALRYYQGYHDVACVLLSVLDRRRNTFVSAGHGASIENMANNMGLERASSVLLRLSRSHFHIFMKSSFVQLKTVLDLSIFPLIAFFDADVHAHLYTGDMQPTFCLSWVITWFAHEIRDTNLVKRIFDVFLVSHPLLPLYVSVAMVLHPHNRREILQTECDFCQLHQVVANLPKHCSTVGWEPQPAMGYVSNYESTTDEPLSTFRNDTNEIVVDSVGSSYNGEALFELENTTFSIGCSSIEPDTKVPFQDLIDMAMIYMNKIPPKDLVRIASRYHGSERVQDMMRQTPCVHVFEAPPAYTVQSTAKADWLIREEVCEQQSPSRNLRTPTKNQTALPNTGNRTFSLDDGNVRSQLYMNSNCLAAVALGYGRGDLTQQKRRKRQRQHIKLVATCAFTVVGVGVATHFGNFQLPLLHKYDPPSPEIETHFADVKENVDQMNTYRNCEEKSVYQSESFVKPQQAKTAPLAEAEALRGESTRHEADSKFAFRPNKYAANQAARLVEETRRLSDELTLQIIFSMKSFKEETRRLSEEIRVEASRFGREARLAILSENRHIEVVRQAKDEVVLTEVKLEEKKEVERIAKARHGEQGMKALTIEETLFADKAHESECKQPLDQKPLNYEVMERVNLLEERYVIEEAQLGFQQKIGNIQRLSDRERFNAEVADSTPLMEKVETTVKTEITDQNWAGEAKRQQGQVAFATRKRITRIQALATEDTSLKAEEKPVESTRLRDTELLSNKTNRKSRVENEAMTDEDTSVAHKETSNQEKVAIGKLVESDRVAKGEDGFQLEAEIMGGQTRLFEKQTILADASTKNEQSISEKSTVCPLELTGRESQWQNDDITVNFPKGEAALQSSNSRNERLATKKHEAEGQLWKFVEAMRLEIGFVYEKFQQKQWKDVYIAEKNLPVQRIEKIGAQLEIILRKVIVKHEIPAIDTRSYSQKGCINRLTKVFMQFGQHEGAHLSRKLQTLVNASAKGVAALKSLVWSNQMAKALRIGLVLGLDVMILVAAIAL; translated from the exons ATGACACCCAACGAAGTCTATCTACGCAAGGCGGAGGAGATTGGTCGGATCTTATCGGAGCCGGAGGTCGATCTCTGGAAATTACGCGAGTTTGCGCTGAGTGAAGGAGGGCTCGTAAATG ACTCAATCCGTCGTCGCGCTTGGCCCAAACTGTTGGGGCTGGATGGGGATTCGACTTTCGTTTCACCTCCTCCGTCTCCGCCCCAGCGTTTCAGCAATGCGAGGAATCCGCAGTCGCCACAAGGCCCCCCGCCAACTGTACAAGAGCGCCGTCCATCCACTCCACCATTAGCTCCCTTCTATGATCCTTTCGAAACGGATCCATCACTCAGCAGCAATTCAATCTCACCAATGAAGGAATTCAATCCGAGGAGTACTAACTCTATTCGCTTGCCTCCGGTAATGGCCCTTTCCGTGGACAGCCCACAAGTGGAAATGGACGTATCGCGCTGCATTTGGCATCTACTCACTGGGAGCGAACGAGCTCAGCGTATTGGGATGGATTATCGGCCACAAACAAGCGTGACACATGTGATTCGGACTAAACAACGTCGCTTGGCCAACTTGATAAACCACGTCCTAGTCCGATCATCTGAGGTACCCCAACCCGAAGCATTGCGCTACTATCAGGGTTACCACGATGTGGCCTGTGTCTTGTTGTCGGTCTTGGATCGTAGGAGAAACACCTTTGTTTCCGCGGGACACGGTGCTTCGATCGAAAACATGGCGAATAATATGGGCTTGGAACGTGCTTCCTCCGTGCTTTTGAGATTGTCGCGATCTCATTTTCATATCTTCATGAAAAGTTCTTTCGTTCAGCTCAAGACGGTCCTTGATCTGTCCATTTTCCCACTGATCGCCTTTTTCGATGCCGACGTGCACGCACACTTGTACACGGGCGACATGCAACCCACGTTTTGTCTATCCTGGGTAATCACGTGGTTTGCGCACGAAATCCGAGATACCAATCTCGTAAAGCGAATCTTTGACGTCTTTCTGGTATCCCATCCGTTATTGCCACTCTACGTGTCCGTCGCCATGGTACTACACCCGCACAACCGTCGCGAAATTTTGCAAACAGAATGCGATTTTTGTCAATTGCACCAAGTGGTCGCGAATTTGCCCAAACATTGCAGTACGGTCGGATGGGAGCCCCAGCCCGCCATGGGCTACGTGTCTAATTATGAAAGCACAACCGACGAGCCACTCTCCACTTTCAGGAACGATACCAACGAAATTGTAGTAGATTCTGTCGGGAGCTCCTACAATGGCGAGGCACTGTTTGAATTGGAAAACACAACTTTTTCGATTGGGTGTAGTTCCATTGAGCCAGACACCAAGGTACCATTTCAAGACTTGATTGATATGGCGATGATTTACATGAACAAAATTCCTCCCAAGGATCTGGTTCGGATTGCATCGCGATACCACGGCAGTGAAAGGGTCCAGGATATGATGCGCCAAACACCCTGTGTTCACGTCTTTGAAGCCCCACCAGCATACACTGTGCAGTCTACCGCGAAGGCGGACTGGTTGATCCGTGAAGAAGTCTGTGAGCAGCAATCACCGAGCAGAAACCTAAGGACACCAACCAAGAATCAAACGGCCTTACCGAACACGGGTAATCGAACTTTCAGTCTGGATGACGGCAATGTTAGGAGCCAGCTGTATATGAACTCGAATTGCTTGGCTGCAGTGGCCTTGGGATACGGACGCGGTGATTTGACTCAGCAAAAGCGAAGGAAGCGCCAGCGACAACACATTAAGCTGGTCGCTACCTGTGCTTTTACGGTTGTAGGTGTTGGTGTGGCTACGCATTTTGGGAACTTTCAGTTGCCGTTGCTCCACAAGTATGATCCTCCATCCCCCGAGATTGAAACGCATTTTGCTGACGTCAAGGAAAATGTGGATCAGATGAACACTTATAGAAATTGCGAGGAAAAAAGCGTGTACCAAAGTGAAAGTTTTGTAAAGCCGCAACAAGCCAAAACAGCTCCACTTGCTGAAGCAGAGGCCCTGCGAGGCGAAAGCACCAGACACGAGGCTGACTCCAAATTTGCCTTTCGGCCAAACAAGTACGCGGCAAATCAGGCGGCCCGCTTAGTGGAGGAAACTCGAAGACTGTCCGACGAGCTGACGCTGCAAATAATATTCTCCATGAAGTCGTTCAAAGAAGAGACTCGGCGGCTTTCGGAAGAAATACGTGTTGAAGCAAGTAGATTCGGCCGAGAAGCGCGTTTGGCTATCTTGAGTGAAAATAGGCACATCGAAGTAGTCAGGCAAGCGAAAGATGAGGTTGTGCTTACGGAAGTTAAGCTTGAGGAGAAGAAGGAGGTTGAACGTATTGCTAAAGCAAGACATGGAGAACAAGGAATGAAGGCCTTGACCATCGAAGAGACACTTTTCGCTGACAAAGCTCATGAAAGTGAGTGTAAGCAGCCGTTGGACCAGAAGCCTTTAAACTATGAAGTCATGGAGAGAGTGAATCTTCTGGAAGAACGCTATGTCATTGAAGAAGCTCAGCTAGGTTTTCAACAAAAGATTGGAAACATCCAGCGCCTTTCGGACCGAGAGCGCTTCAATGCTGAAGTGGCCGATAGTACGCCGCTGATGGAAAAGGTTGAGACCACTGTGAAAACAGAGATAACTGACCAAAACTGGGCTGGAGAAGCTAAGAGACAGCAGGGACAAGTTGCTTTTGCTACCAGGAAAAGAATAACGCGCATACAAGCCTTGGCTACAGAGGATACGAGTCTAAAAGCCGAAGAAAAACCTGTAGAAAGCACACGATTACGGGACACAGAGTTGTTATCAAATAAAACCAATAGGAAGTCGAGAGTTGAGAACGAAGCCATGACAGATGAAGACACTTCTGTAGCTCACAAAGAGACTTCCAATCAAGAGAAAGTTGCTATCGGCAAGCTAGTCGAAAGTGATAGAGTCGCTAAGGGCGAGGATGGCTTTCAATTAGAAGCCGAAATCATGGGGGGACAAACAAGGCTATTCGAAAAGCAAACTATTCTTGCAGATGCAAGTACCAAGAACGAGCAATCAATTTCCGAAAAATCAACAGTTTGTCCCTTGGAGTTGACTGGTAGAGAATCTCAATGGCAGAATGACGATATCACTGTgaattttccaaaaggaGAAGCCGCCTTACAATCAAGTAATAGCAGAAACGAAAGGCTTGCAACCAAGAAGCACGAAGCTGAAGGACAATTGTGGAAGTTCGTTGAAGCCATGCGTCTTGAAATCGGTTTTGTTTATGAAAAGTTCCAACAAaagcaatggaaagacgtGTACATCGCAGAGAAGAATTTACCTGTGCAGAGGATTGAAAAAATAGGGGCGCAGCTAGAGATTATCCTGAGGAAAGTGATAGTGAAGCACGAGATTCCAGCTATCGATACAAGGAGCTATTCTCAGAAAGGATGTATTAATCGTTTGACCAAAGTTTTTATGCAATTTGGTCAACATGAGGGTGCCCATTTGTCTCGAAAGTTGCAAACCTTGGTAAATGCGTCGGCAAAGGGAGTCGCAGCCTTAAAGAGCCTCGTGTGGTCAAATCAAATGGCAAAAGCGTTGCGAATTGGACTGGTCCTTGGACTTGATGTCATGATTTTAGTTGCAGCTATTGCACTTTAA
- a CDS encoding predicted protein: MPPACEYAPPKTLKGAPVPKYEAVSPARDLEHSTCHLSQILQVESKSYLPVENYVAHLSEKFFDFWQVRFDFAHWYYDIAKDFQYEGEIVIIALSYFDRYMALTTKEDQYTPMENELQVLALTCLFVAIKTFCDATDETECLASIAAIGRFQMEEIEKAELSILNMLEWRINVPSTFRFIETFVRLFPEWNDQSTKFASRELVRGSIYNSSCIFATVLAMDGTLVFNYRSSELAFASIVCAMYALERHIRMRSDAKFYFLELLRELTGWTPTSDFVGDAYDTLVTLLPSMVGGECKLDPFLIQPMPDDYFHDDYDFNAIIYRAEDIRTVDTTVPKLLMLDSEGEQKNEPSTDVEAGEIWYETIHRTNSRSRKNTQLSRLWSALFRRKIRSRLPQ; the protein is encoded by the coding sequence ATGCCTCCTGCCTGTGAATATGCCCCTCCAAAGACTCTCAAGGGTGCTCCTGTGCCAAAGTATGAGGCAGTCAGTCCAGCAAGAGACCTCGAACACTCAACTTGTCACCTTTCACAAATCCTTCAAGTTGAATCAAAGTCATATCTTCCTGTGGAAAACTATGTTGCTCACTTGTCTGAAAAGTTTTTCGATTTTTGGCAAGTGCGCTTCGATTTTGCGCATTGGTACTACGACATTGCCAAGGATTTCCAATACGAAGGCGAAATCGTCATTATTGCACTGAGCTACTTCGACCGGTACATGGCGCTGACCACAAAGGAAGATCAATACACTCCCATGGAAAATGAGCTGCAAGTGCTTGCTTTGACTTGCCTATTTGTAGCAATCAAAACCTTTTGTGACGCAACAGACGAGACAGAGTGTCTCGCATCGATTGCCGCCATCGGGCGGTTCCAAATGGAGGAAATTGAAAAAGCAGAACTGTCCATTTTGAATATGCTGGAGTGGAGAATAAATGTTCCTTCGACTTTTCGGTTCATTGAGACGTTCGTTCGCTTATTTCCCGAATGGAATGATCAGTCAACCAAGTTTGCATCTCGAGAACTTGTCCGCGGTTCCATCTACAACAGTAGCTGCATATTTGCCACAGTTTTGGCTATGGATGGGACTTTGGTTTTCAATTATCGGTCGTCGGAACTTGCTTTCGCTTCCATCGTCTGCGCTATGTATGCGCTGGAACGTCACATTCGTATGCGGAGCGATGCCAAATTCTATTTCCTAGAATTGCTCCGAGAACTTACGGGATGGACTCCTACCAGCGACTTTGTGGGGGATGCTTACGACACGTTGGTGACATTGTTACCGTCCATGGTTGGTGGCGAATGCAAGCTCGACCCCTTTTTGATCCAGCCCATGCCAGACGACTACTTTCATGATGACTACGACTTTAATGCGATCATCTATCGAGCCGAGGACATTCGGACTGTCGATACAACGGTTCCAAAGCTGCTAATGCTAGACAGTGAGGGCGAGCAGAAAAACGAGCCGTCTACGGATGTCGAGGCTGGAGAAATATGGTATGAAACAATCCATAGAACAAATTCGAGAAGCAGGAAGAACACCCAACTATCAAGATTATGGTCGGCTCTCTTTCGCCGAAAGATTCGAAGCCGCCTACCGCAGTAA
- a CDS encoding predicted protein, translating into MTSDGDDESFATAVAALYSPLHQSVSPESIARAAARRVGTVTDMRVYLQRAELHTIARNSDSVTSSNVPRTHPRIIHVTGTKGKGSVCCLCECILRERFGLRTGLFTSPHLVDVRERIRVQGKPVSPDVFAHAYWRIRSRLEAFRNTNIGGDGVGDDEDLPTLPGYFRMLTLMALYVFYHYEPRIDVIVLEVGMGGRYDATNILDLDLYDVRCGITQLDYDHVRVLGNTLEEIAWEKGGIFKVHKADNANVTLKPHSAEAATKQEIIDFSLATTDHASEDDSGNTRGHIFFALDTNSPSALQVLHDCARIEGRGVTLQLVGVADAESSHHQKRSGYTMLPDSCLIGLPGSHQRLNAQLAITLCESLSLSGKDKAKSIQDRGVDVMFDALSRASWPGRCQTVEVPEQSMTLRLDGAHTVQSIKVGYNWFKLQQKDCNNSRNILIFNCSHERDPVELLDLLDCEMFTAAFFCRADSERPSAVVKASAQDLLQRSGRVVRQDLLPNTQATWQETLESLWNHRCEQTPHRSEISMTTASNLSVSQALKQIRKSQYAGEHSEVLVTGSLYLVGSVLNAVKWSEREADGKLQDLITCCL; encoded by the coding sequence ATGACGAGTGATGGAGACGACGAGAGCTTTGCCACGGCGGTGGCTGCCCTCTATAGTCCGCTGCATCAATCGGTATCGCCGGAAAGCATTGCGAGGGCTGCGGCCCGGCGGGTGGGCACCGTCACCGACATGCGGGTGTACCTACAACGCGCTGAACTGCACACGATTGCTCGTAACAGCGACTCAGTAACGAGTTCGAACGTGCCCAGGACTCATCCTCGGATCATTCACGTAACGGGCACGAAAGGCAAAGGATCCGTCTGCTGTTTATGTGAATGCATCTTGCGCGAGCGTTTCGGACTCCGGACGGGTTTGTTCACGAGTCCTCATTTGGTTGACGTTCGTGAACGAATTCGGGTGCAAGGAAAACCAGTCTCCCCTGATGTATTTGCACACGCGTACTGGAGGATCCGTTCTAGGCTCGAAGCGTTTCGAAACACGAACATAGGAggcgacggcgtcggcgaTGATGAGGATCTACCGACACTACCGGGCTACTTTCGCATGCTTACTCTCATGGCCTTGTACGTCTTTTACCATTACGAACCACGCATCGATGTTATAGTACTCGAGGTAGGTATGGGCGGGCGATATGATGCAACAAACATCTTGGACTTGGATCTATACGATGTACGTTGTGGAATCACCCAGCTGGATTACGATCATGTACGCGTTTTAGGCAACaccttggaagaaattgcctGGGAAAAGGGCGGGATATTCAAAGTTCACAAAGCTGACAATGCAAACGTGACGCTCAAACCGCACTCGGCGGAGGCAGCGACGAAGCAAGAGATTATCGATTTTTCTCTTGCAACTACTGATCATGCTTCCGAGGATGACTCAGGCAACACTCGCGGGCACATCTTCTTCGCGCTTGATACAAATTCGCCCTCAGCTTTGCAAGTTCTACATGATTGTGCCCGCATTGAAGGTCGTGGTGTTACCTTGCAACTCGTGGGCGTAGCTGACGCAGAGTCGTCGCACCACCAAAAGCGAAGTGGGTACACAATGCTACCCGACTCTTGCTTGATTGGACTACCGGGTTCCCATCAGCGACTCAACGCCCAATTGGCCATTACATTGTGTGAATCCCTGTCCTTGTCCGGGAAGGACAAAGCAAAATCAATCCAGGATCGGGGTGTTGATGTCATGTTTGATGCCTTATCACGGGCTTCCTGGCCGGGTCGTTGCCAAACTGTCGAGGTTCCGGAACAAAGTATGACGCTACGTTTGGACGGTGCGCACACGGTGCAGTCGATAAAAGTTGGGTACAATTGGTTCAAGTTGCAACAGAAGGATTGCAACAACAGTAGAAATATTCTAATTTTCAATTGCAGTCACGAGCGCGACCCCGTGGAATTGCTGGATCTACTGGATTGCGAGATGTTCACAGCCGCTTTTTTTTGCCGGGCCGACTCGGAACGTCCCAGTGCCGTAGTCAAAGCATCAGCCCAGGACTTGTTGCAGCGATCGGGGCGGGTCGTTCGTCAAGATCTGCTGCCAAATACACAGGCAACTTGGCAAGAGACGCTGGAATCGCTTTGGAACCATCGATGCGAACAAACACCCCACCGCAGCGAAATCTCCATGACCACTGCTAGCAATCTAAGTGTCAGTCAAGCTTTGAAGCAAATCCGGAAATCGCAGTATGCCGGGGAACATAGCGAAGTGCTTGTTACAGGGTCGCTGTACCTCGTTGGTTCTGTACTCAATGCCGTCAAATGGAGCGAACGTGAAGCGGATGGAAAGTTGCAGGACCTGATAACATGTTGCTTATAA
- a CDS encoding predicted protein has translation MGRKRSNPLSHARGKQQKPENVWFRRTGAGYSLFLEYYANQPIGTVAGRYDDILVTKIPDMKINETNSGKTIEKLGRGLSRAAKRRKKKKGQSMLVLEDVDQQQSSSIVEAKLLARQTPLSPQLLDAFRHDQSKVTACLLPFVHSMAMPLPLTLRVRQHDRMTSKKTELLLSAFEGILDKVSFDESIYQAKFSKESISRKCPELKDLLLEQSQNGSLARQEIGSMLPVLALQQVGALGPNSRVLDLCSSPGSKTLQALEIVGTKGRVVANDVSETRLTALRGAVGRSGLPESYTDRIVYSCQDATQLILTTTRLWDAAMCDVPCSGDGTCRKDKHVLPMWKPSHGNELHQTQVKILLRALRWVKPGGVVCYSTCSLNPIEDEAVVAAALLHLRGDDKLAPAVEVIEWPHPTGFTGRPGIANWKVADYPRDASDKGLTDEVGVGSGDDGETPRLQWYETYSEAKDAGMQCALPSMWPPEKTTDLHLERCTRLWPQDQDTGGFFLALLRKTAK, from the coding sequence ATGGGTCGCAAACGCAGCAATCCTCTGTCACACGCGCGGGGGAAACAGCAAAAACCGGAAAACGTTTGGTTTCGTCGAACCGGAGCCGGATATTCGCTATTTCTGGAATACTATGCGAACCAACCGATCGGAACTGTGGCCGGACGCTACGATGATATTCTCGTCACCAAAATACCGGACATGAAAATCAACGAGACGAATAGTGGCAAAACAATCGAGAAACTTGGAAGAGGCCTGTCACGAGCCGCAAAAAGacgcaagaaaaagaagggtcAATCTATGCTAGTTCTCGAGGACGTGGACCAGCAGCAGTCGTCTTCAATAGTCGAAGCAAAATTACTTGCGAGACAGACGCCACTTTCGCCACAATTGTTGGATGCGTTTCGACACGATCAAAGCAAAGTCACTGCCTGTTTGCTTCCGTTTGTACATTCGATGGCAATGCCGCTTCCATTGACTTTGCGCGTACGACAACACGACAGGATGACGTCAAAGAAAACGGAGTTATTGCTTTCAGCGTTCGAGGGGATACTTGACAAAGTATCGTTCGACGAGTCTATATACCAAGCTAAgttttcgaaagaatcgATTTCCCGCAAATGCCCGGAATTGAAAGACTTACTTTTGGAGCAATCCCAGAATGGTTCTTTGGCCCGACAAGAGATAGGTTCTATGTTACCCGTCTTGGCGCTGCAGCAAGTCGGAGCCTTGGGCCCCAATAGTCGTGTGCTGGACCTATGTTCCAGCCCTGGCTCTAAAACCCTTCAAGCGCTGGAGATTGTGGGGACCAAGGGACGGGTCGTGGCGAACGATGTTTCGGAAACACGCTTGACGGCCCTCCGAGGAGCCGTTGGGCGATCGGGGCTACCGGAAAGCTACACAGATCGCATCGTGTACAGTTGTCAGGACGCTACGCAGCTGATATTGACCACCACCAGACTATGGGATGCGGCGATGTGTGATGTTCCATGTTCGGGAGATGGAACTTGTCGTAAAGACAAGCATGTACTACCCATGTGGAAACCGAGTCACGGAAACGAGCTGCACCAAACGCAGGTCAAGATCTTGCTCCGTGCCCTGCGTTGGGTCAAACCGGGAGGCGTTGTATGCTATAGCACCTGTAGTCTGAACCCGATTGAAGATGAAGCGGTAGTTGCCGCTGCTTTGCTTCATTTACGGGGTGACGACAAACTAGCACCAGCAGTGGAAGTAATCGAGTGGCCTCATCCGACTGGTTTCACTGGAAGACCCGGCATAGCGAATTGGAAAGTAGCCGACTATCCTCGCGATGCCAGCGACAAAGGCCTTACAGACGAGGTCGGCGTTGGAAGTGGCGACGACGGTGAGACTCCCCGTCTACAATGGTACGAGACGTACAGTGAAGCAAAGGACGCGGGGATGCAGTGTGCACTTCCCTCCATGTGGCCGCCCGAGAAAACCACCGACTTACATCTCGAGCGATGCACACGACTGTGGCCACAAGATCAAGACACGGGCGGTTTTTTTTTAGCGTTGTTACGAAAAACCGCAAAATAA
- a CDS encoding predicted protein, protein MTSIAEFDNGKRHTKKGNDRFTNTLIPVLRESATSMYQSGFDVDVYLICHYPVSTERYRQVLAALPSHESGNANTVEVSLTVWDEATPIGYAVEHSTRSIMNVTRGLARQHRYVIKDKLLHYDMFVAYEDDMVVHGAQVQQYRNVSDALYRLRQAAPSRLDNTYTIAEMNRQFHGPMTATQLSRMIPGWIRVEVALDGWKPKRTLELPIPRDFRWNETGEEVSLDPSICCQIGVTSSNAHMPSAPHIEDLYFWETTIDALHLRKMPEIPFSQLDWVVLQAGNTEDWYEDTKFIVGRYWSGTDGYFGHQQDPPDSTLSHYINNQGGWMATRRQLHEWHSRWCLGGFLPPYDPPKFHFDGLDSRSVEYWSGGIQIVGVKACNLQRIIPLQPQIFARHLLYHASNNKQRQRTVQARSAFTKIQDLWGQLNTVRKNAEQAIRKERDEFGQ, encoded by the coding sequence ATGACGTCAATTGCCGAATTCGACAATGGCAAGCGGCATACCAAAAAAGGCAACGATCGGTTTACCAACACCCTTATCCCCGTTTTGCGTGAATCTGCCACCAGTATGTATCAATCGGGATTTGATGTTGATGTCTATCTAATCTGTCATTATCCCGTCTCTACCGAGCGCTATCGACAAGTCCTGGCGGCGTTGCCTTCACACGAAAGTGGCAACGCCAACACTGTCGAAGTTAGCTTGACGGTGTGGGACGAAGCTACCCCGATCGGCTACGCGGTCGAACATTCGACGAGAAGCATTATGAATGTAACCCGAGGACTTGCTCGCCAACACCGCTACGTGATCAAGGACAAGTTACTCCACTACGACATGTTTGTCGCCTACGAAGACGATATGGTGGTACACGGCGCACAGGTACAGCAATACCGCAACGTTTCCGACGCCTTGTACCGGCTACGGCAAGCTGCACCGTCCCGTCTCGACAACACGTACACTATTGCGGAAATGAATCGTCAATTTCACGGTCCCATGACGGCCACCCAGCTATCGCGAATGATTCCCGGTTGGATAAGGGTGGAAGTGGCCCTAGACGGCTGGAAACCTAAACGGACGCTGGAGCTACCAATCCCCAGAGATTTTCGGTGGAATGAGACAGGGGAAGAGGTTTCGTTGGATCCGTCCATTTGCTGCCAAATTGGTGTCACAAGCTCGAATGCTCATATGCCGTCGGCTCCGCACATTGAGGACTTGTACTTTTGGGAAACCACAATTGATGCCTTGCACCTGCGAAAAATGCCAGAAATTCCCTTCTCCCAGCTTGATTGGGTCGTTCTTCAAGCCGGAAACACCGAAGACTGGTACGAGGATACGAAGTTTATTGTAGGTCGATACTGGTCAGGAACTGACGGCTACTTTGGTCACCAACAAGATCCGCCCGATTCCACTCTCTCCCATTACATCAACAACCAAGGTGGTTGGATGGCAACTCGGCGGCAGCTTCACGAATGGCACAGTCGCTGGTGCCTTGGTGGCTTTTTGCCACCCTACGATCCACCCAAATTTCACTTCGACGGTCTGGACTCGCGTTCGGTAGAATACTGGAGCGGTGGCATACAAATTGTCGGTGTCAAGGCGTGTAATTTGCAACGGATCATCCCTTTGCAGCCACAAATATTCGCCCGCCATTTGCTATATCATGCATCTAATAACAAACAGAGACAAAGAACCGTACAAGCACGATCAGCGTTTACGAAAATTCAAGATTTATGGGGGCAGCTCAACACGGTTCGTAAAAATGCGGAACAAGCCATTCGCAAAGAAAGGGATGAATTCGGGCAGTAA